In a single window of the Pongo abelii isolate AG06213 chromosome 1, NHGRI_mPonAbe1-v2.0_pri, whole genome shotgun sequence genome:
- the MRTO4 gene encoding mRNA turnover protein 4 homolog isoform X1 — protein sequence MMRAQAPPTAVPACTAPRAPPPRDQRAGTAREALGRTLGIRVRPRHAGSRSTGAGESAGDGSAGRGRLQCTLGQAHARGSPRGPSQRPPRRRGPNGVHRLPPHVDSARCPNPSATRKVGERGVRTLGGAPWAGCPACVSLTKTAKKGLELKQNLIEELRKCVDTYKYLFIFSVANMRNSKLKDIRNAWKHSRMFFGKNKVMMVALGRSPSDEYKDNLHQVSKRLRGEVGLLFTNRTKEEVNEWFTKYTEMDYARAGNKAAFTVSLDPGPLEQFPHSMEPQLRQLGLPTALKRGVVTLLSDYEVCKEGDVLTPEQARVLKLFGYEMAEFKVTIKYMWDSQSGRFQQMGDDLPESASESTEESDSEDDD from the exons ATGATGCGAGCGCAGGCACCGCCCACCGCCGTCCCGGCATGCACCGCGCCGCGGGCTCCGCCTCCGCGGGACCAAAGAGCTGGGACCGCGCGCGAGGCCCTCGGTCGGACGCTCGGGATTCGGGTGCGGCCTCGGCACGCGGGAAGTCGCTCTACAGGCGCGGGAGAAAGCGCAGGCGACGGCTCGGCAGGGAGAGGCAGGCTGCAGTGCACATTGGGTCAGGCACACGCGAGGGGCAGCCCCCGAGGGCCGTCCCAGAGGCCCCCGCGCCGCCGCGGTCCTAACGGGGTGCACCGTCTTCCGCCGCACGTGGATTCAGCGCGATGCCCAAATCCAAGCGCGACAAGAAAGGTGGGCGAAAGGGGCGTCAGGACCCTGGGTGGAGCTCCGTGGGCTGGCTGCCCAGCCTGCG tctCCTTAACCAAAACTGCCAAGAAAGGCTTGGAATTGAAACAAAACCTGATAGAAGAG CTTCGGAAATGTGTAGACACCTACAAGTACCTTTTCATCTTCTCTGTGGCCAACATGAGGAACAGCAAGCTGAAGGACATCCGGAACGCCTGGAAGCACAGCCG GATGTTCTTTGGCAAAAACAAGGTGATGATGGTGGCCTTGGGTCGGAGCCCATCTGATGAATACAAAGACAACCTGCACCAG GTCAGCAAAAGGTTGAGGGGTGAAGTGGGTCTCCTGTTCACCAACCGCACAAAGGAGGAGGTGAATGA GTGGTTCACAAAATACACAGAAATGGACTACGCCCGAGCTGGTAACAAAGCAGCTTTCACTGTGAGCCTGGATCCAGGGCCCCTGGAGCAGTTCCCCCACTCCATGGAGCCACAGCTCAGGCAGCTGGGCCTGCCCACCGCCCTCAAGAGAG GTGTGGTGACTCTGCTGTCTGACTACGAGGTATGCAAGGAGGGCGATGTGCTGACCCCAGAGCAGGCTCGCGTCCTG aagctttttgggtATGAGATGGCTGAATTCAAGGTGACCATCAAATACATGTGGGATTCACAGTCGGGAAGGTTCCAGCAGATGGGAGACGACTTGCCAGAGAGTGCATCCGAGTCCACAGAAGAGTCAGACTCAGAAGACGATGACTGA
- the MRTO4 gene encoding mRNA turnover protein 4 homolog isoform X2 — protein sequence MPKSKRDKKVSLTKTAKKGLELKQNLIEELRKCVDTYKYLFIFSVANMRNSKLKDIRNAWKHSRMFFGKNKVMMVALGRSPSDEYKDNLHQVSKRLRGEVGLLFTNRTKEEVNEWFTKYTEMDYARAGNKAAFTVSLDPGPLEQFPHSMEPQLRQLGLPTALKRGVVTLLSDYEVCKEGDVLTPEQARVLKLFGYEMAEFKVTIKYMWDSQSGRFQQMGDDLPESASESTEESDSEDDD from the exons ATGCCCAAATCCAAGCGCGACAAGAAAG tctCCTTAACCAAAACTGCCAAGAAAGGCTTGGAATTGAAACAAAACCTGATAGAAGAG CTTCGGAAATGTGTAGACACCTACAAGTACCTTTTCATCTTCTCTGTGGCCAACATGAGGAACAGCAAGCTGAAGGACATCCGGAACGCCTGGAAGCACAGCCG GATGTTCTTTGGCAAAAACAAGGTGATGATGGTGGCCTTGGGTCGGAGCCCATCTGATGAATACAAAGACAACCTGCACCAG GTCAGCAAAAGGTTGAGGGGTGAAGTGGGTCTCCTGTTCACCAACCGCACAAAGGAGGAGGTGAATGA GTGGTTCACAAAATACACAGAAATGGACTACGCCCGAGCTGGTAACAAAGCAGCTTTCACTGTGAGCCTGGATCCAGGGCCCCTGGAGCAGTTCCCCCACTCCATGGAGCCACAGCTCAGGCAGCTGGGCCTGCCCACCGCCCTCAAGAGAG GTGTGGTGACTCTGCTGTCTGACTACGAGGTATGCAAGGAGGGCGATGTGCTGACCCCAGAGCAGGCTCGCGTCCTG aagctttttgggtATGAGATGGCTGAATTCAAGGTGACCATCAAATACATGTGGGATTCACAGTCGGGAAGGTTCCAGCAGATGGGAGACGACTTGCCAGAGAGTGCATCCGAGTCCACAGAAGAGTCAGACTCAGAAGACGATGACTGA